A genomic region of Manihot esculenta cultivar AM560-2 chromosome 15, M.esculenta_v8, whole genome shotgun sequence contains the following coding sequences:
- the LOC110602679 gene encoding probable tetraacyldisaccharide 4'-kinase, mitochondrial: MEKLRKVVNEIAYTQDHAKLSSLNRSLLPLLTVASFLYRVTLSLRRYLYHFGLFSKQRLPVPVISVGNLTWGGNGKTPMVEFIAQWLADSGISPLILTRGYAGGDEARMLTRHLLGTSSKIGIGANRAATATCFLKQYGYLDPKSFLFEGMWVDQTVRSPLNFGKIGAVVLDDGMQHWSLDRDLEIVMVNGLSPWGNHQLIPLGPLREPMAALRRADVAVVHHANLVSKQSLKDIELMMKEVKESLPVFFARMSPSHFFEVGNINFRIPLDVIQDAIVLCVSAIGSANAFVQGIEKMGAFYVDRIDFTDHHSFQTQDIEMIMIKLRDLEGKFGFKPVVIVTEKDYDRDPEILSHLSPFKVMALCSELQIIPHRQQSKDVFTELLKELLEMKWSGPK; the protein is encoded by the exons ATGGAGAAGCTGAGGAAAGTGGTGAACGAGATAGCCTACACGCAAGACCACGCCAAGCTCTCTTCCCTGAACCGCTCGTTACTTCCTCTACTCACAGTCGCTTCCTTTCTCTACAGAGTCACACTCTCTCTCCGCCGGTATCTCTATCATTTTGGCCTCTTCTCTAAGCAACG GTTGCCTGTGCCAGTGATAAGTGTTGGCAATTTAACGTGGGGAGGCAATGGGAAGACGCCAATGGTCGAGTTTATTGCTCAATGGCTAGCCGATTCTGGAATTTCACCTCTTATTCTTACCAGG GGTTATGCTGGAGGAGATGAAGCTAGGATGCTTACAAGGCATCTTCTCGGGACATCATCAAAGATTGGTATTGGAGCTAATCGAGCTGCCACTGCTACTTGTTTTCTCAAACAATATGGATACTTAGATCctaaaagttttttatttgagGGAATGTGGGTAGATCAGACAGTTAGAAGTCCACTTAACTTTGGGAAAATTGGTGCCGTTGTTCTAGATGATGGAATGCAG CACTGGAGCTTGGACCGGGACCTTGAGATTGTAATGGTTAATGGGCTATCACCATGGGGAAACCATCAATTAATTCCACTTGGACCTTTGAGGGAACCTATGGCAGCCCTTAGAAGAGCAGATGTTGCTGTAGTTCATCATGCGAACTTG GTTTCAAAACAAAGCCTCAAAGATATTGAGCTAATGATGAAAGAAGTTAAAGAATCTCTTCCTGTTTTTTTCGCTAGAATGTCTCCATCACACTTCTTTGAAGTAGGAAATATCAACTTCAGAATACCACTGGATGTCATACAGGATGCCATTGTGCTATGTGTTTCAGCAATTGGTTCAGCAAATGCTTTTGTGCAAGGAATTGAGAAG ATGGGAGCATTTTATGTTGATCGAATTGATTTCACTGACCACCACTCGTTTCAAACCCAG GATATTGAGATGATCATGATCAAACTCAGAGACCTTGAGGGCAAGTTTGGTTTCAAGCCGGTAGTTATTGTAACAGAGAAG GATTATGACAGAGATCCAGAGATTCTTAGTCATTTGAGTCCTTTCAAAGTTATGGCACTTTGCTCAGAATTACAAATCATTCCACATAGACAACAGTCAAAGGATGTTTTCACAGAGTTGTTGAAGGAGCTGCTGGAGATGAAATGGTCAGGTCCAAAGTGA
- the LOC110601559 gene encoding transcription factor MYB120, whose product MHANVHHGVNGTGSCSGGNDGNGETHLKKGPWTAEEDAILAEYVRKHGEGNWNAVQRHSGLSRCGKSCRLRWANHLRPNLKKGAFSPEEERLIVELHAKFGNKWARMATLLPGRTDNEIKNYWNTRIKRHHRQGLPLYPADIQPQHPPSPHFHRPPSPHFHHRRSSSLSIPPTAPTSSFTFPTPNTATYSLTPTPATPPSLFPTHTSASFPTLPLLDPSQPQYHHHHHATHSTPPNPTSSFSFQSQLPSPTHAHTHNSACSTPPPVSPLSSPSINTPTNFPTLPLFDFSVHRTPPTIQTPVRFKRFFSSPNIASLATNDDTSTISPNSHFSLPLSPLPPASASNSPLDHQMPSCFSNLLSSNNSSEFHNELQRENQEMCSLLASVTQPELPSNQFSPTINQNRNLGIGIATSGSKFGRKSTKKKFGNSIKDQVNGNLGLTLEDLLQEAKGLAECGQISTEQSSLVLQEQKPKLLVSDGFGLHWDQSSSLALSSELEPEVDISDHLNDMPEDFNKVLDTLPYTMQPELYSDGADGPCSVITDDDMGFDMQQIASLFSPAEHGRTLGSCSWDNLPGIC is encoded by the exons ATGCATGCTAATGTTCATCATGGTGTAAATGGTACAGGAAGCTGTAGTGGTGGCAACGATGGCAACGGTGAGACTCATTTGAAGAAGGGCCCATGGACGGCGGAGGAGGACGCGATACTAGCGGAGTACGTGAGGAAACATGGTGAAGGGAATTGGAATGCAGTGCAAAGGCATTCTGGACTGTCTCGCTGTGGCAAGAGTTGCAGGCTCCGTTGGGCCAACCACCTTCGGCCCAACCTTAAGAAAGGTGCCTTCTCGCCTGAAGAGGAGAGGCTCATTGTTGAGTTGCATGCTAAGTTTGGCAACAAATGGGCTCGTATGGCTACTCTG CTCCCTGGAAGAACAGATAATGAAATCAAGAACTACTGGAACACAAGAATCAAGAGACACCATCGTCAAGGTCTTCCTCTTTATCCTGCGGATATTCAACCTCAACACCCACCAAGCCCCCACTTCCACCGCCCGCCAAGCCCCCACTTCCACCACCGCAGATCCTCCTCACTGTCCATCCCTCCAACCGCCCCTACGTCATCTTTCACTTTTCCAACACCAAACACCGCCACTTACTCACTGACTCCGACGCCTGCTACCCCTCCCTCTCTCTTCCCTACACACACTTCTGCTAGTTTTCCTACTCTTCCACTTCTGGACCCCTCTCAACcacagtaccaccaccaccaccatgcAACTCACTCCACGCCTCCCAACCCaacctcttctttttctttccaatCGCAACTGCCCTCTCCAACCCATGCACATACACACAATTCTGCTTGTTCTACACCACCCCCCGTATCTCCCCTGTCCTCTCCCTCCATCAATACACCAACGAATTTTCCTACTCTGCCACTTTTTGATTTCTCTGTGCACAGAACCCCTCCAACCATTCAGACCCCTGTGCGCTTCAAACGATTCTTCTCCTCCCCTAACATAGCCTCTCTCGCCACAAACGACGACACCTCCACTATTAGTCCTAATTCTCACTTCTCTCTCCCCTTATCTCCATTGCCTCCTGCTTCGGCATCCAACTCACCGTTGGATCACCAGATGCCTTCCTGCTTTTCTAACTTGCTCAGCAGTAACAACAGCAGCGAGTTCCACAATGAActgcagagagagaatcaggaaATGTGTTCGCTTTTGGCTTCTGTAACACAACCGGAGCTCCCTTCAAACCAGTTTTCACCAACAATAAACCAGAATAGGAATTTGGGGATTGGTATTGCTACTAGTGGTAGTAAGTTCGGTAGAAAATCAACTAAGAAGAAATTTGGTAATTCTATTAAAGATCAGGTTAACGGCAACCTGGGTCTTACATTGGAGGATCTCTTGCAAGAGGCTAAAGGATTGGCAGAATGTGGACAGATATCAACAGAGCAGAGCAGTTTGGTTTTGCAGGAACAGAAGCCTAAACTGCTCGTCTCTGACGGATTTGGCTTACATTGGGATCAATCCAGTTCACTTGCTTTGTCGTCAG AATTGGAACCGGAGGTTGACATTTCAGACCATCTGAACGACATGCCTGAAGACTTCAACAAGGTCTTGGACACCCTCCCTTATACAATGCAGCCTGAGTTGTATAGTGATGGTGCGGATGGGCCATGTTCAGTCATAACAGATGATGATATGGGGTTTGATATGCAGCAGATAGCTTCACTGTTTTCTCCAGCAGAGCATGGCAGGACTCTTGGGTCTTGCTCTTGGGATAACTTGCCAGGAATTTGCTGA
- the LOC110601560 gene encoding autophagy-related protein 8C-like isoform X2, producing the protein MAKSSFKLEHPLERRQAESARIREKYPDRIPVIVERAERSDIPDIDKKKYLVPSDLTVGQFVYVVRKRIKLSAEKAIFIFVKNVLPPTAAMMSAIYEENKDDDGFLYMTYSGENTFGASVKGYSS; encoded by the exons ATGGCCAAGAGCTCCTTCAAGTTGGAACACCCCCTGG AAAGGAGGCAGGCTGAATCAGCCCGTATTAGGGAGAAGTATCCTGATAGAATACCT GTTATTGTGGAGAGAGCTGAAAGAAGTGACATACCTGACATTGACAAAAAGAA ATACCTGGTTCCATCTGATCTGACTGTTGGCCAGTTTGTTTATGTGGTTCGGAAGAGAATAAAGCTCAGTGCTGAGAAGGCTATATTCATCTTTGTCAAGAATGTTTTGCCGCCCACGG CTGCCATGATGTCAGCAATTTATGAGGAAAACAAAGATGATGATGGATTTCTGTATATGACCTATAGTGGTGAGAACACCTTTGGGGCATCAGTGAAGGGGTACTCAAGCTGA
- the LOC110601560 gene encoding autophagy-related protein 8C-like isoform X1, with translation MLYSTFYLRFRNSVNHVKQSNIFHCVALIMILLVCNSLYLKLMSICFFFLFNDIPERRQAESARIREKYPDRIPVIVERAERSDIPDIDKKKYLVPSDLTVGQFVYVVRKRIKLSAEKAIFIFVKNVLPPTAAMMSAIYEENKDDDGFLYMTYSGENTFGASVKGYSS, from the exons ATGTTATATAGCACCTTTTATTTGAGATTCAGAAATTCTGTTAACCATGTGAAGCAATCCAATATCTTCCATTGTGTTGCTCTTATTATGATTTTACTAGTTTGCAACTCCTTATATCTTAAATTAATGtctatttgtttcttttttctctttaatgACATTCCAGAAAGGAGGCAGGCTGAATCAGCCCGTATTAGGGAGAAGTATCCTGATAGAATACCT GTTATTGTGGAGAGAGCTGAAAGAAGTGACATACCTGACATTGACAAAAAGAA ATACCTGGTTCCATCTGATCTGACTGTTGGCCAGTTTGTTTATGTGGTTCGGAAGAGAATAAAGCTCAGTGCTGAGAAGGCTATATTCATCTTTGTCAAGAATGTTTTGCCGCCCACGG CTGCCATGATGTCAGCAATTTATGAGGAAAACAAAGATGATGATGGATTTCTGTATATGACCTATAGTGGTGAGAACACCTTTGGGGCATCAGTGAAGGGGTACTCAAGCTGA
- the LOC110601561 gene encoding autophagy-related protein 8C-like, with protein MAKSSFKLEHPLERRQAESARIREKYPDRIPIIVERAERSDIPDIDKKKYLVPADLTVGQFVYVVRKRIKLGAEKAIFIFVKNILPPTAALMSAIYEENKDEDGFLYMTYSGENTFGESF; from the exons ATGGCCAAGAGCTCATTCAAGTTGGAACACCCCTTGG AAAGGAGGCAGGCAGAATCAGCTCGTATTAGGGAGAAATATCCTGATAGAATACCA ATTATTGTGGAGAGGGCTGAAAGAAGTGACATACCCGACATTGACAAAAAGAA ATATCTGGTTCCTGCTGATCTGACTGTTGGCCAATTTGTATATGTGGTCCGCAAGAGAATAAAGCTTGGTGCTGAGAAGGCTATATTCATCTTTGTCAAGAACATTTTGCCACCCACTG CTGCCCTGATGTCTGCGATTTATGAGGAAAACAAAGATGAGGATGGCTTCCTGTACATGACCTATAGTGGGGAGAACACATTTGGTGAATCATTCTGA